The nucleotide sequence GGATCAGGAAGTGCTCACACCACCTCGGATCACACCACCTGGGATCAGGAAGTGCTCACAAGGCCAAGGAGATTTTTGGCCACCTAGACAAGAGCATAAAAttgttgcacagcatcttgaGCATTGACTGGATGGGCCCAGCTGAGAAAGAATTGCTGCTGCCAGTGAAAGCCCCAGGGGATGATGTGCAGCCTCCCTGCGCTCCAATTCATGGCACTGGAGcaccctgctgccagctgcagctccccgctaaagaggcagaaaaaaagggcCAAGTACCCACTAGGGAGAAGAGGAAACATTTCACTCacctaatttcatagctgtcaAAACCAGTGTTAAACTTGAGCTAGAAAACAAGTGAGAAGAAAAGCACTGCTTACATAATCCTTTGGCAGTGAAATTATTCTGGGTTCTTGCGGGAGAAGAGGAATGCAGTTTTTAAGGAGTAAACAGCATTGCTGTAGTTGGTAGTAGCTGGATAGTCCTGTTTTCCTGAAGAGTAGGACAGGCATTCACCATGAGTTTATGTGCCTTGTCTTTTGTGCCCATGGTGTCTCCCCTGAACAAAGCTCTGTAAAATGGAACACTCCTgctgtttcatttaaaatgatCTGTAATTCCTTGGCCATAATGCAAAGGGAGGCACCcatctgtttggttttgtggtttttttttctcttttccacaaATGTCCTTGTTTGTGTTAACTAGCAAATCTAATCATCCAGCTCACAGGAGAGTTACACAACCCTCTTGAGATTTCAGTCTAATAGCAAATCTTGCTTAATACCCCCACATTCACTTCTTGCTTCAGATTTGAAGCTTCTTTGGCATTACAGCTGTGCTCTTATAAAACAGATTAAACAGCAAAAGGAATGCAAAATGGAAAAGCTGGGTTACTTCCACCTTGCAGAACTTACTGAAATGATCCTGGCTGTGTTAAACATGAGCAGAAACTCCCACTAATGCTCCCAGGGAGCATTAGTCTGAGTGATTCACATAAACACTCAAAGTCAGTCTTGGTTGAGCTTCCAAGTCAAGGTAGGTAATAGTACACAAGCAGCAGAGCCCCTCTCCCCTTTCCTTTAGAGAGTGCTCTTGATAGAAACCTCCTGTTGTTTACTCTCACTGGGAAGCAGCAAGATGAATACTGGgtaaaaacagaaaacttgGGGTTTGGGTAACTTTCACACAAGGAATTGCAAGTACTTTTTCTGTGAAACTGCCTAGTGCTGTGAAACATTCTGTCTCTGTGCCCTTGATGTGGGTCATCTGGAGAGGAAAATCTCATCAACCTCTTGAAATGCAGCCAGGTTTACGATCACTTTCTTTTACAGTTGACTTTTAAGGGAAATAATCTTTCCAGGAGGAGGTCTGAAGAAAGGCAAGTTTCAGGTATGTGCATTTCATGTGTCTTGGTAAAGGTGTGGATGGAGGggctttctttctctctgctctgcactgtcTGGTTTCTAGGAGCTGTCACTCATCCCACCCTTCCTGATATCTTTTTGCCATAACCTGTGAGCACCGTGTGGGGGTCTGACTCTGACCTCAATACCAATGCTGCAGCCACTGGCCCCACTGTGGGGTGATGTGAACAGCACCACTGGTCCTGGGCTTGCAGGGTTCCCCTGCTGCAATATTGAACTCTTCTCTCTTTGAGCCGAAAAATTGTCACAGACTGGAGCACCTACCTGCGCATCATCTTTTATGGGTGACTTCTGTGGAGTTCTTCTTCCCTTGGCTTGCTgtgagccctgcctgcccatCTTGGCAGAGGGCTCCTCTGTTGCAGTGGCTTTGGTGGTTTGGAAGCAGCTCTACCATCAGCTACTGCGGGGATGCTGATAGAGCCATGACTGAAACAGCACATCAcgcagggcacagagctgggaagccAAGGTTTTGCAGCACTTCCAGATGTGAAGCAGGGAAGTTTGGTTTAGCttgtttttcataatttttctttctgaattttttttttaagcaccaTGCAAGCACACTGAACAATTTGTACTGTTCACATTCAGCTGAATGTTCCCAGTGGCAGTCACTTATCATATTTTCTAGCTAAGGCTCTCCAGTCAAAACCACATCTGTGTGTTGGGGCGGATTGCCAGTAGACATCTTTTCCCCTGAAATCAAAGAGAAAACTATCTCATGTCCACTCTGTCACATGTGTGACTTGGCCTCCAAGGTAATCCCATCCTCACAGACCATTCCAAGGACTGAGGAGGGGCAATGGCTACAGTCACTTAATCAGGAGGCAAATTCCTCTCAATTCCACTTTGAGAAGTTTGAACTGGATAAACCTGTGGGATTTTGATGAAAAGTCCTCAAGGAGACATGATTCCTAAGCAACTTCTTATCTGTGTGGATACCTGGGAGGAGATACAGAGGCTGCTGGAAAGTCACACAGAGTATTTGTTTCTGTGGGAAATCAGGAGCAGACCTAAGCCTTTTTCCCTGTCAGCATACTGCTGACATACTGCATACTGAAGCATACTGTTTCAGCTTCTCCTTAATGTACATCTTACCCTGGTTTTGTCCTGCCTCTAGTTTCAAGCAACCTCCTTAACAAATTTTGCAGCATCTCCTGGGGAATTAAATGTAAGTGTGAGGGGAAATTAAGTTGTGAGAGGaactaaaaactaaaaaagTTTCCATTACAGCCTGTCAATGCCTCTTTTCAGGTGACAAGAAATGAGTGTGATGATGCACTggttgctgctgctccttctcctggtCAGCTTTGGCTCACCAGCACCCAGGTTTTCGGTGTGTATCTTTTAGCTATGTCTGTACACTCCCTCAGTGGTTCATCATTCCCAGTCATACAGAGATGGATACACTCCCCCACAAGAGGGATGGAGACCTGCAAGAGCAGAGCAAAAAGGCATCTGCCTGCAGCTAAGGAATGTCATCCTGATAATACAGGATTTTCATAGCATTAAGGGCTGTCTGGGAGACTGAACTGAGTTACTAAGAAttcaaaacaagaacaaaaacaacaacaaaaatatttttttaaaatgcatttttataggTAAAATATGAGCTCTTTCAGTTTTACACAAAGCTAATTCTGGAACCTTGCTGGTTTCACCCATTTGCAGTGCAAGAGCCAAGTTTTCCCTCTCTTACCAACGTGAGCACTTTCATAGTTTGCAAACCTTCCTCTTGAACTCATCAAGTGGGGGtcaagacaaattatttttgtccaAAGGAAATTTTTGTGCATCTGATCATATTCTGGCATGCTCTGATCTATGCCAAGGTCATTGCAGAAACctcttttccactggattcAATTCAACAGCTCATGCTGTGCAGGATTTGGACATCTTAGGAAGAGATCACCATGAAATCACGTTGAACCACATGGGCAGTGTGACATATTAGGGTAAAGAGGGGACAGATACTcctttctctgtgtctctccTTAGCAAGAACTGAAGTGTGTGGggggttgttttattttctccacaGGATAAAGATATCTGCCTCCTAGACAACAATAAATTAAGACAAAGGTTAAAACATCTTCAAGACTTGCTTTACATATATGAATTGCAGCTGAAGGACATACTGGAGAACACTTACCACAGAACGAAAAGTGAACTGTTCTCAGGCAACAGGAGTGTGCAGCATGAGACTCTTTTACCCACAACCAGTGGAAATTTGATAGTGTATGACCAAGGTACAGTTTGCAGTAGTGTGCCACAATGATTAtttttccctgcagtgtcccatgtgtcatattttatttctgctcaaagttttaaattttttttaaagtggattGTGATATAAAATATAGATacacaggaaggagaagagcTGATTGTTTGCCCTGAAGAGCTGACTATAAGATATCCTTTGGGGCTAGAGTCACTTATCCCAGCTGTAGGCAGCTATCACCCAGATACAAAAATGACAACTTCAGCTGGGCTTCTTACCTGCAGAGAGGAACAATCACCTCTCATATTTTCCATTGGATTTACTTTAGATGTCTGCTTTAGGAAGAGACGGGTCCTGTTCTTGAAGAGTGCATATTCCCTGAGTGGCTTAGGGGAGCCCAGAGTGcctggctcagctgcaggcaCTGAGACCTGTTTGGATGAGCCAGgcctccctgttcctcagctcTCCCATTACTTCTGTGGCACAGGAACAGGCATGCATACTTTGTTCCTTGGTGTTACTTTGAGAAGATGGTCATAAATGACATTATTTCCTGTGGCACAGATTTTAGCCTTTGGGCATTACATTGAAAGTGTGAAGCACTGAGATCCTGAAAGGCTGTCTCCTGAtacagccctggcagagctggacacaggagCTTAGCctattattttagaaatattgtTCTCTGATCTTATCAGAAGTACAGCAGAGGTTACCTTACCTTCCACATGGAAATTAGCTTCTCTGCAAATGATCTTGCTAACAGATAAAGTTTCAGTCCCAGGCTTTCATGATATATCCCCAGGCTAAGGTGCAGCTGTCCTGCATCTCACCAAGGATTTGGGCATTTATTCCCTCAGAGGCCATGGCTGTAAAGGCTGTCAAGCCTTAAAGCTCTTTGTCAGTCTGGCAGTTTGCAAACTGGTGTGGCTACTACATTGCTGCACCATGTCCTTTGACTTTACAGGGCTTGCAGAGCTATACACAGGCTGGCCAAGTGTCCTTGTCCCATAGAGCCTCTCAGTGACATCTTCTCTTGGTGGCACACAGCCCTCGGCTTTGCCCCCAGCCCGTTTAACAAACCAATGCCATTCTGCCCAGACTGCTCTGCAGTGTATAACCAGAAGAGCACCACAAGTGGCTACTACCGCATCAGGCCCAGAGCAGACCGAGAGCCTTTCCTGGCATTCTGTGACATGTCTGGTGGCGGGGGCTGGACTGTCATTCAGCGGCGGAGTAACGGCAAGGAGAATTTCGACAGGTGGGTGCACTGTTCTTGCATCAAGAGGGCTTGCAGTCAGGCTACCTGTTCCTACCCCTGTCCTGTTGCTAGGCAAAAGCCCACCCTTGAGAAGCAGGATATGCAAGATTGTATATTAGTAATGATAATTTAGGATTAGGACAATCTGGTGGTACCTATTGGCAGCAGGGGACCATTTTCAAAATGGATCTATAACGTCTTTTCCACGGGTTCTCTGCATTTGAATGTATATTTTATCATTATTGAAGAATGCCAAAGGCTCCAAATTGGCAGGTATCTGCTACCAGTGCACAGACTGAGACCTGTTGAACAGATCTGTTCTCATATCAGGAATTACGTTCAGCATGTTGTAACATTATCATATTcagatatttctaaaatatgcCAAACCAGATTGTCCTTTTCCTATGCAAAACTCCAGAGAGGTGACTTTCATACTAAAATTCACAGAGGGAGAGATGCTCTGGTAGCACAGTTAAGAGGAAATGTCCCCATGAAGGTTAATGCACTTATCACAGCATGCACAATTTCAGGATGTATCTAATGCCTCCTAAAGTCTGTGCAGTGCATTGCAAAGCTGCCTCAACTGACTCTAAGCCAGCTTTCCCAGAGAGTGGTAGCTATCTATCCATGGTAGTTCAGgtgaaataaaaacatcctGAACAGGAGCATTTACTAGTATATAGGTTGGGCAGGATGAATATTCATAACAACGTGAGAGAGGGAATAAACGCAGGGTTGCTAAAACTGGAAATGATGACACACAAGGAAGTATATGAGAATATCAAAGGCAATACAAAGATAGTGTGAATTATGACTTGCTGAAGAACAATATCAGATGTTTTGCTGAAGACCGACGTGACAGCggctttccctttccatttaaCTGGAAATGTCAGTCTAAGAGCACCGCATCTGGCAGTTTGAAGGTTTGATCCCCATGTATGCGTGTGCACAGGTTTAGCAGGGGAATAAGTAAGCTGTGAGTTGTATTTAATTCTAAGAGAGAGTGACAAGTCTCAGCTCAGCTTGTGATGAGTTTGGTACTTTTAGGAAACAATATCTAAAGATACAGGTGGAGTTTTACTTGTTACCATACTCAAATGTCACAAACTGTCTAATCCCCTCTCATGATGAAATTGATATTTATATCTCTCTGCAGGAAATGGGATGATTACaaactgggatttgggaaattcCAGGGCAAGAATGATGAATACTGGCTGGGCAACGATCACATCCATGACCTGCTTGCTAGAGGTCCAAGTATTTTTTCTCCATAGATATCTTTCTAATTTGCATGAGATAGTTCATCTAACATTACACAACTTTATATTTAGGAGAAAATTCATTAAAGATTGACTTGATGGACTGGCATGGGGAAAGTCGTCATGCAATCTATGAAAATTTCCAGCTTACAAATGAACAGGTAAAAAATGGACAGAGCAGtgatttgtttgctttggtcTGTGAGTATGGGGCAGCTGCATATGCAGAATCAGACCAGTATCAGGGTTGTCTCTACAGCTCTGCAAAACTTAGCTGCTCTGGTTTCCTGGGCTTTGTAGTTTGTCTGACTAACAGCCCTGGAGTCAGGGACATAATCCTGGGACTTTTTCCTTACAACTGAGTGCCCAGATCAGTGGGCAACAGGATCATGTGTTTGTGCCCTCTTGCTAACTCTGCTGCTGAACAGGGGTTCAGGGATTCCCACATGTTATTTGCCTCTGGACTCATGATCAAGAGTCTTCTGTGAGTGAGAAAACCCTTAGGGTTTGAACCTCTGCAACTAAATGGAACCCCATTCTCCTGCTTCCTAAGAGAGTCTTTCTGACTGTCACAAAGAAGGCAAGTGCCAGAGCAAATCCTTTTCACCTtgttctaaaataaaacaaggaattcTAATCAGAGCTTTGAAAGAGCAGTTTTAAGCTCCTATCTTGAAGAGAGTTACCTGTAGCACTACACCTACTGCTGCAGACACCAAAAGCCCAGAGACAGACACATCCTGTATTTTCATGTTGTGCTTTCTAGCTGTAGACAGTGTTGAGCTCCATACAGGTGCTGTTCTTTGCAGACTTGCCTTCCTGAGCACCACATGTAAGTAGCTCAAATAACTAAGGATACTGCATGGACCAGTCCTAGTTCCAACTCCATCACTGCTCCAGAAATCTGCACATTACACTCAGTTAGCAATTAGAGGGTTCTTATGAAAGTTTGAACAGCTTCATTTTAATATCTGTCatttttcataaagaaatgAGGACAATGATGACAGGAGAAAGCCCACAGCACAAAAGTGATAAAGTGATTAAGTGGATTAATCAAATATCTCTTAGACCTGTTAGCTGTGCATAATGGAACTATTATTCTAAGTATTCCTACCAGGGCTAGACCACAGAAATCAGATGGCTTTTAGTCCTTGGAAGAGCAAAATGCCTAAGCATTTATTCTAGCTGAATAACTGATCTGTTTATGAAGACAATTACTTGACACATGGCAGTTTCCTGTTAGGTTGTTCTTGGTCAGATAGAAAGAGTTTTCCATCTTGGTGTAAAGTGTATTAAATGCTTATTGAATGACAATAAACTTGAAGCCCTTTGTAGCAGCAGCAGTTATTACCACTCCCTTCTGGAAGTTTAAATCCTGCATTGATCTATGCTAGGATCATTAAAGCATGGAGACAAAACTCACCCTTGACTTCAACAGTCATGCCTTTGAAAGTGGATGAAATGTCTAGAGCCAATTTGACCTCAAAAATGGgaggaaaggcagaaagaatggatataaaataaatgtttcacaTATTCTTACAGGACAATTACAGGTTGTGGTTTGGCACCTATTCTGGTAATGCTGGTGACGCTCTGTCTGGTGGGAGCAATTTTGAAGATCAGTGGTCAGCCTCTCACAGAGGGATGCAGTTCACCACATCCGATAAGGATCATGATCGATTCCTGGCGGGCAACTGTGCATCAGAGAACAAGGGTGGCTGGTGGTTTAACAGGTATGGAAAACAGCTGATTCCTCTTGGGTGTGAAGGGTGTGGGTGGCTGTACAGCTCATAGGACTTGCCTGCCTTACAGCAGCTGGAGGTTGCTGTGTGCACTTGTCACATTGTACAGCCAAACCTGAGACCACACCTACAGATCctcaaaggaaaacaatttacTACTTTTATTATAGAAAAGCAGGTAAGTTGAATTCACTTGAAGAAAATGGGTCAGAGCACATGCACAAGGGACAATGACCTGGGAGGAAAAGAGCCCAGTTAAAATTCCTGAAAGTGCTTTGTGTTATACTCCAGTGAAGAAAACAACTGTAGCCATGGTAAGGTGAAGTGTGCACAAAGGACATTTCCCTAGAGTGGAGCATGTCTAAGGGCAGAGCTAACCCATAATAGTTATGCTAGTATATTTACTGTTTGGGCATATGCCACACATCAATGGATAGGGACTCATGTTTAACAAACCTGGAAACAGGGATATAACACTCTTGGATTTTCTCTGCTTTAGTGCAGGATGAGCCTTTTCGACCAGATTCGCATCAGATTAAAATCAATGGAGCTACAAAAACGTGCATCAATAGCAAGATTTAGCTTGATAAAAAGACATCTGAATTTTTAGGTGTCAATATGGAGCTGCCAACATTTGAGCTAGAGCATATCAAATGGCACTACACCCCTTTGTTCAGGCCATGTAGATCTAATGTCCGTAGTTAATACACCTGAAGGAGCCAGCAGGCTGAATTCTCTGACCAGTGTACATGTCTGCTTTAGGATGACCCACATATTCCTCTGTGTTTCTCTAAATGCATTAACCATTTAGTCCATCCTGCCCTGGTATATCTAAATATATGTTGTGTGCAAATGGTATTTCACTGCAATGATGCAATATCTTCTTGTGCTAAACATAATTCCCTTTTTGTCTTTCCTACACTGTTTCAAGGTGCCATGCTGTAAACCTCAATGGGCGATACTACAAAGGAGGGCGGTACAATGGACCCCATGATGATGGCTTGGTTTGGTCTACATGGCACGGGATGTGGTACTCACTGAAATATTCAGCCATGAAAATCAGGGCTCCATTCTTTATCGACAGTGAGAGTGGAGATGGTGAGAACAGTCAGGGCAGCTGAAACCTGCTGctttggagagagaaaaagaatggTGTAAGTTGATAAccagtgctctgctgctgccaatCGCCAAACCTGCACTTGATAGCTGGAGTTGCACCTGCTTCTGCTACCTGAAGCTAACAGCACGAGTTGTTTGAGCACAGCCAGAcaacaatttaataaaaaacatatGGATCTCAGTCACAGGATAACcagatatttctttttcagcagttttcagGACTTTGTTGGAGAGTGTTTATTGAAAGTTCTCTGGACTTCGAAGGATCAAACATATCCTTTAATCAATctatacttttaaaaatctaatcCTTTCTCATACTAATTTTCACCATCAGTGTTTCAGTTATGAGAACATCAggatagaaagaaaaagggaatggGGAATTGGACTTAATCCGATGTGCCTTTGTTAGTGCTTTGTTCTGCATCAGGAGAATGTGTTAAAGAAACTTTCCCTATGGTTCTAATAGCCACACTTCAGTTGCAGAGTGCTCCATGAGTGTGTGAAACCAAACCTGTGGATGGACATGCTCCAACTGCTAATGTGCATCCAGACTAATGCTGCTTCAAAGTAAACACCCACAATATGGACAGTGTGGGTTCCATCAGCTTCCTGCTGTAGATCCACTCCTAGAATATACCACAAGACATTAAAGCACAGACAATCCTGCCAAACAGATTTAAGCCCCAGATTAAAACTAGACACATTTTACTAAAATTAAGGTGAGCACAGATATTCCTAGGAGTTCCTAAAATGCTGTCGCAATTAATTTGTATATTCTCCTGTAATTTACCAGATGATTTTGCATTAGTGATGGGAATCAGAAAGTGGTTGAACCACAAGGCACACTGCTTTCATTGTCTCACTGGGGTGAAATGAAAGAGCAACACAAATGACTGAAAAAGGGAAtactgaaaatttattttctacagCTGTTAATAACAACAGTTAAAGAGTGGTATCAGCTTCATGCAAATCATTTAACTACCATGCTGTAGAATAAacctgtttccttttcttctgatttATAACAATTTTTAACtggtatttcttttccatttactTGCTTTTATATCCATACATATTGTAATTCATATGCATATCGATAAAGAGTGAAATAAAACCATCTGAGTAGGacttaataatttttctctggTATTCAACAATAGGATTGGGAACAGAAATATGGATCAAAATGTTGGAAAGCTCATAATATGAGAAATTTATTCTTTCAGTGTTGGCTCTGGTGCTTTTTCACCTGTTGTCCTGGGTAATTGAAAGGGCTGCAAGGTAAGTTTAATTTTCATGGCTCAAGCTTTCCTGGAGAGAACACAGAGGCATGAGGTGAAGGTTCAGTTTAAAACTTGGTTTGGTTCCTCTGCTTCCTAAACATCCCAGTGACTGCAAACACAAACATCCCGGTGTAATGGGCAGCACTTCAGAGAGCTGTGCTCCTAAAGCCTGTTACCTTGGCCAGGCTGCCCCCCTGCCCTCTTCTCAAGCATACTCATGTGGAACGAAATTTGCACCTGCATGTCTGAAATGAGATCGCCCTTGTGAAGAAAGGGCGGTAGAAAGGCAACACTTACTCTTTCCCTTCTGATCACTAGTTCTGTATTTTGATATGGTAAAATCTTAGTTGTAAGGTTGTAACTGCATGTTGGGACATAAGGAATGGCTTTGCACTCATTATAAGTCTTTGGCGGCTCATGCAGTGCTGAAGGCAGAAAGGATAATTTTTGTTTAAGTGGAAGACACAGAGAAATGTGAGTGAAATAAGTTCATGCCTTCTGGCAGGTGATGCTCAATCCCATTCTTTAGTAGAGAGCTAAGGAAGTAGGGTAAAGACTGTGAAAACTACAGAATTTAAGGGACAGCATTTGTGGTCTGGCAGTTCATTAAGCAGCTGGTAATCCATCTGATGATGAAATATCAAGCTGGAGATGAAGTCAGCAGGGCTTAATCAGACAACCACTACCCAGTCCAGTTTCCCAGCGAGTGAGCAATGAGCGATGTACAGTCCAGACTATGGAGCCTGTTTCCCTGTGTGTCAGTATGGAGGGGCAGGCATAACAGCTGGACTGCCTTCAGCCAGCATCAATGTTACAGCACCTTTTCCT is from Cinclus cinclus chromosome 2, bCinCin1.1, whole genome shotgun sequence and encodes:
- the LOC134057735 gene encoding fibrinogen-like protein 1, with the translated sequence MSVMMHWLLLLLLLVSFGSPAPRFSDKDICLLDNNKLRQRLKHLQDLLYIYELQLKDILENTYHRTKSELFSGNRSVQHETLLPTTSGNLIVYDQDCSAVYNQKSTTSGYYRIRPRADREPFLAFCDMSGGGGWTVIQRRSNGKENFDRKWDDYKLGFGKFQGKNDEYWLGNDHIHDLLARGENSLKIDLMDWHGESRHAIYENFQLTNEQDNYRLWFGTYSGNAGDALSGGSNFEDQWSASHRGMQFTTSDKDHDRFLAGNCASENKGGWWFNRCHAVNLNGRYYKGGRYNGPHDDGLVWSTWHGMWYSLKYSAMKIRAPFFIDSESGDGENSQGS